Genomic window (Saccharothrix australiensis):
CGGCTGGCCGTCGCCACGCACGACGGGCGGCTCCTGCTGGTCGAGGTCGAGTCCGGCGAGGTGCGCGAGGTGCTGCGGGGCGCGAACCCCCACGTGTCCGACCTGGTCTTCTCACCCGACTCGAACTGGCTGGCGTGGTCCCACCCCGGACCGGGCCCGTTGCGGCACATCAGGATGACGAACACGACCGACCTGTCCGTGGTGGACGTGACGCCGCTGCGGTTCGCGGACTTCGCGCCGACGTTCACCGAGGACGGCCGGTACCTGGCGTTCCTGTCGGTCCGCACGTTCGACCCGGTGTACGACGCGCACGTGTTCGACCTGTCGTTCCCGACCGGCTGCCGCCCGTTCCTGCTGCCGCTGGCGGCGACGACGCCCTCGCCGTTCGACCCGCTGCGACTGGGCCGCCCGGTCGGCGACGACGACAAGGACAAGGACAAGGAGAAGGAGCACGACGAGAACCCGATCACCGTCGTCGACCTGGACGGCCTGGCCGACCGGCTGGTGCCGGTGCCGGTCGCGGCGTCGGGCTACTCGGCGCTGGTCGCCGCCAAGGGCGGGTTGCTGTGGCTGCGGAGCCCGTTGCGCGGTGTCCTCGGCGACACCCTGCCGACGCCGTCGGCGCGGGCGCCGCGGTCGGTGCTGGAGCGGTTCGACCTCGCGAAGTCGCGGACGGACGTGCTGGTGGACGGGCTGGACGCGTTCGCGGTGACCGGCGACGGGCAGCGGATCGTCGTGCTGGACGGCGCGGACCTGCGGGTCGTGCCGTCGGACCGGAAGGTCGACGCGGACGACCAGGACTCGATCGACGTCGACCTGTCCCGCGTGCGGGTCGTGGTGGACCGGGCCGCCGAGTGGCGGCAGTCCTACGCCGAGGCGGGCCGGCTGATGCGGGACCTGTTCTGGCGCACCGACATGGGCGGGGTGGACTGGGCCGGCGTGCTGGACCGCTACCGGCCGCTGGTGGACCGGCTGGGCAGCTACTCCGACCTGGTGGACCTGCTGTGGGAGGTGCAGGGCGAGCTGGGCACGTCCCACGCGTACGTGATGCCGCGCGGCGGCCCGTACGGGCGCAAGGTCGGCCTGCTCGGTGCGGACCTGGAGCGGGACGAGTCGGGCGCGTGGCGGGTCACGCGGGTGATCCCCGGCGAGACGTCCGACCCGGCGGCCCGGTCGCCGCTGGCCGCGCCCGGCGTCGCGGTGCGCGCGGGCGACGCGGTCCTCGCCGTCGACGGCCGGGTGGTCGACCCGCTGACCGGGCCCGCGCCGCTGCTGGTCGGCACGGCGGGCAAGCCGGTGGAGCTGACCGTGCGGCCGGGTGGCGGCGGCGAGCCGCGCCGGGTCGTGGTCGTGCCGCTGGCGGACGACGAGCCGCTGCGCTACCACGCGTGGGTGGCGGACCGGCGGGCGCGGACGCACGAGCTGTCCGAGGGGCGCGTCGGCTACCTGCACGTGCCGGACATGATGGGTGCGGGCTGGGCGCAGCTGCACCGCGACCTGCGGGTGGAGCTGGCGCGCGAGGCCGTCGTGCTGGACGTGCGGGAGAACGGCGGCGGGCACACGTCGCAGCTGGTGGTGGAGAAGCTGGCGCGCAAGATCATCGGCTGGTCGGTGGCGCGCGGCTACACGACGTCCGAGAGCTACCCGGCGGACGCGCCGCGCGGGCCGGTGGTGGCGATCGCGGACGAGTTCGCGGGGTCCGACGGCGACATCGTGAACGTGGCCATCAAGGAGCTGGGCATCGGTCCGGTGGTCGGCGTGCGGACGTGGGGCGGCGTGATCGGGATCGACATGCAGTTCGACCTGGTCGACGGGACGGTGGTCACGCAGCCCCGGTACGCGTCCTGGTTCGCCGGGCACGGGTGGGGCGTGGAGAACCACGGCGTCGACCCGGACGTCGAGGTGGTGATGACGCCGCAGGACCGCGTGGCGGGCCGCGACCCGCAGTTGGACACGGCGGTGCGGCTGGCGCTGGAGGCGTTGGAGACGCGGCCGGCGGCCGTGCCGCCGGAGCTGCCGCCGCTGGCCTGACGGGGCGCCGTGACCGCGCACCGGGTGGGCGCTCGACCCTCTCGGGTGCGCGGTCACGGTTGACGGCGACCGTTGCCACTGCGACCGGAGCCACTGCGACCGTTGCCACCGTGGACCGGAGCCGCTGTGGCCCGCTGACCAGCGGCTTCGTCTGGTGCGTCCGGGTGCGTCGCCCTGTTCCGCCCGGGTACGTCCGAATTGCACGTAGCCTGGGGCCGTGGTCGTCCCACCGCCCCCCAAAACGACACCCCGCCCGCCGGCGCGCGGTCGCGTCGGCAACCTCGTCGGCCGGCTGGCGCTGGTCGCGCTCCTGCTCGCCGTCGTGGCAGGCGGCGCGTGGGCGTTGGGCGTGCTCAACCGCCGTGCCGCGCTGACCGCGGACGACCCGCCGTTCCCCGTGCCGTTCCAGGAGGTCGAGCCGGGCTCGGCGGCGCCGGGCACGGCGGGCGAGGTGCCGCCCCGGGCGTCGCCGGGAGGCGAGATCGCCGCCGCCGAGCCGCTGACCGCGTGGGCGGCGGACGTGTCGAGCAAGACCGACATCCCGGCCCGCGCCCTGCGGGCGTACGCGATCGCCGAGCTGGTGACGCGGTCGACGCAGCCGGGGTGCCGCGTGTCGTGGGCGACGCTGGCCGGCATCGGGCGCGTCGAGTCGCACCACGGCACCATCGGCGGCCGGAAGCTGGGCGAGGACGGGCGGCCGTCCAAGCCGATCATCGGCATCCCGCTGGACGGCGGCCCCGGCGTGAAGGCGATCCCGGACACCGACGGCGGCGCCCTCGACGGCGACCGGACGTGGGACCGGGCCGTGGGCCCGATGCAGTTCATCCCGACGACGTGGGCGCGCTACGCGACCAGGGCGAACGGCGACGGCAACCCGCCGGACCCGCAGAACGTCGACGACGCGGCCCTGGCCGCCGCCCGCTACCTGTGCTCGTCCGGCGGCGACCTGGGCACCGGTCAGGGCTGGTGGGCGGCGGTGATGGCGTACAACAACTCGGTGGAGTACGGCCGGAACGTGTTCAGCGGGGCGGACGCCTTCGCGCGCGCTGTGGTGAATTGACCTGTGTCGGCGGGGAGCGGGGGAAGAGCTGGAGCGGGGCGGGAGCGGGGCGGGAGCGGGGCGGGAGCGGGGCGGGAGCGGGGCGGGATCGGGCGGGAGCGGTTGGGCAGGGCGTAGAGCTGTGTTTGATTTGCCGCTCCTCCGTCGCGGCGGCTCGGCCGCCCTGTGGTCGGGTCGTCGCGCCTGATTTCCCGCCGATCTAAAAGCGTGATCGGCGGGAAATGAGGCGCGACAACCCGACGGCGGCCTCGCGGTGCCGGGGCGGGGCGGGGCGGGCAGGGCGGGGCGGGGCGGGGCGGGGCGGGGGAGCGGGTGGGGGCGCGGGGGCGGTCAGTTTCCGCGTTCTACGGCTATGCGGGCGCTTACCTCGCCCAGCGCTTCCTGGTACTCGGGGGTCGGGTTCATCGCCGCCGCCATCCGCAGTTGGGCCAGTGCCTCGGGCAGGCGGCTCTGCCGTTGCAGGGTCCGGCCCAGGGCGAACCGGGCGTAGTAGTCGCTCGGGTCCAGCTCCAGCACCTTGCGGAACGCCTCCTCGGCTCTCTTCAGCTGCGCCGAACCGAGGTAGGCGCGGCCCGCCAGCAGTTGGACGCTCGGCTCGTCCGGCGCCGCGTCGAGCACGACTCGCAGCTCGCGCAGCGCCTCCAGCGGGCGGCGGTCCGCGAGCAGCGCCTCGGCTCGGCGGAACGCCTCGAAGGTGCTGTCCGTCATGGTCCGATCAACGCTACCGGCGCGCCCGGTAGTCCATCAGCAGCCGACCGGATGACGGGACGCGTCCCACTCCGTGACCAACCGCTCCAGCACCGGCCTGATCGACTCGGGTTGCTCCACGTGGGCGTTGTGCCCGACCCCGGCCAGCACCATTCCACCCGGTGTCGCGGCGAGCAGGTCGCCGGGCGGGCACAGCGGGTCGGTCTCGCCGGTGGCCAGGAGCACCGGCGCGCGGGACGCCGCCAGCAGGCCCGCCACGTCCGGCGCGCCCACCCCGAACGCCGCCGGGTCCAGCGCCGCGCGCCACCCGCCCGGCGTCTCCGCCACGCCGTGCGCGAGCGGCACGCCGGCCAGCCGGGCGGCCCAGCCGGCGGCCTCGTCCGGCGTGGGGAAGACCTTCGCGGGCCGACCGGCGACCGCCCGCGCCCGCGCCAGCTCGTCCGCCGACCACCGCAGCTTGACGCCCACGCCCGCCACCGCCGCGACCTCCACCGCGAACCAGCCGCTGGCCAGCGCCAACGCCACCGCACCGCCCAGCGAGTGGCCCAGCACCGCCACCGGTCCGGGCGGCACGACCGCCGCGACCGCCGCCGCGAACGAGCCGAACGAGTAGCGCTCCAGCGGCGTCGACCGGCCGTGGCCGGGCAGGTCGACCGCCAGCCACGAGCCCGGCCAGTGCGGCGTCACGCCCCGCCACACCTCGGCCGTCGCGCCCAGGCCGTGCAGGAGGACCAGGAGCGGTCCGGAACCACCGCGCTCCACGTGGATCACGCCAGAATCCTCCCATGCCCAGTGACGTCGAGGTCATCGTCGACCCGGACACCTACACCCGCGGCGTGCCGCACGACGCGCTCACCCGGTTGCGGGACGCCGGCGTGGTCCGCGCGGGCGGTTTCGTGGGCGTGTTCCGGCACGCCGACGTGCGGACCGTCCTCCGCCGCCCGCAGGTGTTCTCCTCCTGGCTGGGCGGCACCCAGCTCCGCGACCCGGCCACGCCGGGTGACCTGGCCTACGTGCGGCGGATGATGCTCAACACCGACCCGCCCGAGCACACCCGCCTGCGCGGCCTGCTGACCAAGGCGTTCACCCCGCGCGCCGTCGCGGCGCTGGAGGCGAGGATCGCGCGCTGGGCCCGCGAGCTGGTCGCGCCGCTGGCCGACGGCGAGCCGAGGGACTTCACCGCGCTCGCGGCCGACCTGCCGCTGCGCACGCTGGCCGAGGTGTTCGGCGTGCCGCACCGCGACCGGGCGCTGATGTACGACTGGAGCAACCGCGTGATCGGCTACCAGGACGCCGACTACGCGCACAGCTCCAGCGACACCACCGGCATGTCGGAGATGGCGCTGCGGGCGCTGGCGCTGCGGCCCGACCCGCAGCCCGACCCGAGGGCGCGCGGCGGGATGCCCGACCTCTACGCCTACGCGCACGCGCTGGGCGAGCTGAAGCGCCGCGAGCCGGGCGACGACGTGATGAGCAACCTCATGCGCCACGACGTGGCCGTGGAGGAGTTCGAAACGCTGTTCTGGCTGTTCTCCGTCGCCGGCAACGAGACCGTCCGCAACGGCATCCCCGGCGGCCTGATCGCCCTCCTGCGGCACCCCGACCAGTACGCCCTGCTCAAGCGGGACCGCGCCCTGCTGCCGGGCGCGGTGGAGGAGATGCTGCGCTGGTGGACGCCGGTCATGCACTTCCGGCGCACGGCGGCGGCGGACACCGAGCTGGCCGGCGCGGGGATCCGGCGGGGCGAGAAGGTGGTCGTCTGGTTCAGCTCGGCAAACCGCGACGAGCGCGTGTTCACCGAACCGCACCGGTTCGACGTCACCCGCGCCGCCGGCGAGCACCTGTCGTTCGGGCACGGGCCGCACTTCTGCCTCGGCGCGCACCTCGCCCGCGTCCAGCTGCGGGCGCTGTTCGACGCCGTGCTCGACCTGCCCGGCCCGCTGGTGCCCGCGGGCGGGCCGACCAGGCTCCGGTCGAACTTCCAGAACGGGGTCAAGAGCCTGCCGGTGCGCCACCAACTACGCTCGTGACCGTAGAAGAGATGGTCTGATGAGGGAGCGCACGTGGCGGTCATCGAGCAGGTCGGCGCCCGCGAGATCCTGGACTCGCGAGGCAACCCCACCGTCGAGGTAGAGGTGGCGCTGGACGACGGCACGCTGGAGCGCGCCGCGGTGCCCTCGGGCGCGTCGACCGGTGAGCACGAGGCGGTCGAGCTCCGCGACGGCGACGCCAAGCGGTACCTGGGCAAGGGCGTGGAGCGCGCGGTCACCGCCGTGCTCGACGAGATCGGCCCCGAGCTGGTCGGCATCGAGGCCGTCGAGCAGCGGGTGGTCGACCAGAAGCTGGTCGACCTGGACGGCACGCCGGACAAGTCCCGCCTCGGCGCGAACGCCATCCTGGGCGTGTCGCTGGCCGTGGCGAAGGCGGCGGCGGAGTCCAGCGGCCTGGAGCTGTTCCGGTACGTCGGCGGCCCGAACGCGCACGTGCTGCCGGTGCCGATGCTGAACATCCTCAACGGCGGCGCGCACGCCGACACCGAGGTCGACATCCAGGAGTTCATGATCGCGCCGATCGGCGCGGAGTCCTTCCGCGAGGCGCTGCGCTGGGGCGCGGAGGTCTACCACTCGCTCAAGTCCGTGCTGAAGAGCAAGGGCCTGGGCACCGGGCTGGGCGACGAGGGCGGCTTCGCGCCCGCGCTGTCCAGCAACCGCGACGCGCTGGACCTGATCCTCCAGGCCATCGAGAAGGCGGGCTACACGCCGGGCCGCGACATCGCGCTCGCCCTGGACGTGGCCGCCACCGAGTTCTACGCCGACGGCGCGTACACCTTCGAGCAGCAGAAGCGCAGCGCCGAGCAGATGACCGGCTACTACAGCGAGCTGGTCGACGCGTACCCGCTGGTGTCGATCGAGGACCCGCTGTCCGAGGACGACTGGGACGGCTGGGTGCGGCTGACCGCCGAACTCGGCGAGAAGGTCCAGATCGTCGGCGACGACCTGTTCGTCACCAACCCGGAGCGCCTGGAGGAGGGCATCTCCCGGCGGGCCGCCAACGCGCTGCTGGTGAAGGTCAACCAGATCGGCACGCTGTCGGAGACGCTGGACGCGGTCGCGCTGGCCACCTCGTACGGCTACAAGTCGATGATGTCCCACCGCTCCGGCGAGACCGAGGACACCACCATCGCCGACCTGGCGGTGGCGACCGGCGCGGGCCAGATCAAGACCGGCGCGCCCGCGCGCGGTGAGCGCACGGCGAAGTACAACCAGCTCCTGCGCATCGAGGAGGCCCTGGGCGACGCGGCGCGCTACGCGGGCGACCTGGCCTTCCCGCGGTACACGCCGGAAAGCTGATGGCGGATCGGGAACGGGGCTCCCGGCGCGGCAAGCCCGCGTCGGGGGCCCGCCCGGACCGCTCCGGGCGCACGGGCCGTTCCGGGCGTGCGTCCGACACCGGCCGCGGCGGCTCGGCGGGCGGTCGCGCCGGCGGGTCCGGCTCGGCCGGTGGTCGGTCGGGTGGCGCGGGCTCGTCGGGGGGTCGCGCCGGCTCGTCCGGCGCCGGCTCGTCCGGTGGCCGGGGCCGGGGCGGCGACGCCAAGGCGGGCGGCACGGGGCGGCTGGGCCGGTTCGGCCGGGCGGGCGGCGAGCGCGCGGCCGGCACGCGGCGGGGCGCGAGGTCGGCGCGGCTCGCCGAGCAGGCGCGGGCGACGCAGGCCGCGCGGGCGGCGAGGGCCGCCCGGCCCCAGTCGAAGGCCCGGTCGCGGGAAGGCACCGGCGGCGCGTTCGGCATGACCGGCACGCGGCGCGCGGCGCTGCTGGCGATGGTGGTGTGCGCGTTGGCGCTGACCATCGCCGTGCCGCTCCAGACCTACCTGGCCCAGCGCGAGGAGCTGCGCGAGGTCAACGCCTCGCAGGAGACGCTGCGCGCCGAGGTCGGGCAGCTGGAGCGGCGCAAGGGCGAACTGGCCGACCCCGCGCACCTGGAGGCGGAGGCGCGTCGGCGGCTGCACTACGTGCGGCCCGGCGAGACGCCCTACGTGGTGCAACTGCCGGGTGACGCGGAACGGGGACCGGACGAGGAGCGGCCGGCGGCGACGCCGGCGGCGGACAAGGCGTGGTACGAGCAGTTGTGGGATTCGGTGGCGGCACGATGACGGTGAGCGAGGACGACCGGGCGGTCGTCGCCGAGCAGCTGGGCCGCGCGCCCCGCGGCATGCGGGCGGTGGCGGCGAGGTGCCCCAGCGGGCACCCGGCGGTCGTGCAGACCAGCCCGAGGCTGGAGGACGGCACGCCGTTCCCGACCCTGTACTACCTGACCTGCCCCCGGCTCAACTCGTTCGTCAGCAGGCTCGAAGGGGCCGGCCTGATGAAGGAGATGACGGATCGGCTGGCGGAGGATGAACAGTTGGCGCTGCGCTACCGCCGGGCGCACGAGTCGTACTTGGCTGAGCGGGACGCGATCGAACCGCTGGGCACGCAGGTCACCGCGGGTGGGATGCCGAACCGCGTGAAGTGCCTGCACGTGCACGTGGCGCACGCGCTCGCCGTCGGACCGGGCGTCAACCCGTTCGGCGACGAGGCCCTGGAGCTGCTCGCGCAGTGGTGGCCCAGCGGCGAGTGCGCGTCAAAGGTGAACGACTGACCGCAGGGGCAGGTCCGCGGGCAGGGAACCGCCCACGACCGTGACACGGCCCGCCGGATCGGGCAGGCTGGTCCGGGGGCCGAAGCCGGATGCGCCGAGGAGTGGAGTTCGTGGCTGTGCCGAAGCGACGTGGACGCAAGCGCAAGGCGACGCGGCGGCCGACGCTGTCCCCTCGGCAGTGGGGGCTGGCGGCGACGGCGACGTGCGCCATGCTCGTGCCCACCCTCCTGCACACGACCGGGGGCATCGACTGGGTCAACGTCTCGGGCCACTCGGACCTCCCGGCGTTCCCGCCGGGCGCGGGCGACGTGCTGGGCACGCTCGCGCTGCGGGACTCGGGCGGCCTGGGCGTGTCCGGGCGGCTGCCGGAGACCGACGAGCTGAGCGCGGGGCTGCTCGCCGAAGCCGACGACCCGTCGGAGTTCGGTGACGACCTGCCGCCCTTCGAGGGCGTCGACGGCGACCTCGTCGCCGGTCAGCTCGGCATTCCGGGCGTGATGCTGGACGCGTACATGAAGGCCGCCGACCGGTTGGCCACGACCACGCCGGGCTGCAACCTGCACTGGTCGCTGCTGGCGGGCATCGGGCGGATCGAGTCCGGGCACGCGCACGGCGGTCGGGTGGACGCCAAGGGCAACACGGTGAACCCGATCCTGGGCCCAGTGCTCAACGGCGGTCCGGGCATCGCGGCGATCCGCGACACCGACGGCGGCCGGTTCGACCGCGACACCGCGTGGGACCGCGCGGTGGGCCCGATGCAGTTCATCCCGTCCACGTGGGCCGGGTACGCGGCGGACGGCAACGGCGACGGCGAGGCCAACCCGAACAACATCTACGACGCGACCGTGGGCGCGGGCAACTACCTGTGCGCCAACAGCGCGGACCTGTCCGACCCGACGCAGCGGGCCAGGGCGGTGTTCCGCTACAACCAGTCCGAGGAGTACGTGCGAACGGTCCTGTTCTGGGCCGACGCGTACGCCGACGGGGTGACGCCGCTGCCCGGTCTGACCGGTTCGGACGACGACTTCGCGCCGGTGGACGACGAGCGGCCCCCGGGCGGCACGACGCCGCCCGACCACGGTTCGGGCACCACGCCGCCCGGCAACGGGTCCGCGACGTCGGCCCCTTCCACCACGACCTCGGGGCCGACGACCACGACGACGCCGGGGTCCACCCGGACGACGGTCACGTGGCAGCCGACGACGTCGTCCAAGCCCACCACGACGACCACGACCACGACGACGACCACGACCACCACCACGACTACGACCACGACGACGCCGCCCTGCCCCACGACGACCACGACGACGACCACCACGACGCCGACGACGACGCCGACGACGACGCCGCCCACGACCACGTCCGTGCCGTCGCCGTGCAGCGAGCCGGTCACGACCTCCGGGGCGGGCACCACGCCGGCGCAGACCCCGGCCCTGACCTCGGCGCGGCCCACGTCGGGCGGTTCCCTGCCGGCGACCGTCACGCAGGCCACGTCGTCGATGAAGCCCGTCTAGCGGCGACGTCCGACCGTCGGCGCGAGCGGGTGGCTACCCGACGCGGGTCAAGGTGCTCGTCCGGCCGCGCTGTGGTGGCCCTTGCATCACGACTCCTCGCCGCCGAGACCTCCACCGGGGTCGGGCCGCCCGCGGCGGTCGTCCGCCGGATCGACCTGCCGCCCGACCGCCGTCGTCGCACCGCGCGGCCCCTCCGGTACCGCCCCGGCGGCGGCCCTTCCGTCCCCGCCCCGGTCCGGCCGGCGTAGCTTCTCCCGCGGCGGCACCGTGCCGCCGGGTACGGGAGGGACGTCATGGCGCGCGTGGCCGCGATCGACTGCGGGACGAACTCGATCCGCCTGCTGGTGGCGGACGTGACCGCGTCCGACGACGGTGCGCGGTGGCTGCGGGACGTCCACCGGGAGATGCGCGTCGTGCGGCTGGGCGAAGGGGTGGACGCGACGGGCGTGCTGAGCCCCGAGGCGCTGGCCCGGACCCGCGCGGCGCTCGTCGACTACACCAACGTCCTGCGGCGCAAGGGGACCGAGCGCGTGCGCATGGTCGCCACCTCGGCCACCCGCGACGCCGCGAACCGCGCCGAGTTCTTCGACATGACCCGCGAGGTGCTGGGCGTCGAGGCGGAGGTGATCTCCGGCGACGAGGAGGCCCGGCTGTCGTTCACCGGCGCGGTGGCCGACCTGGACGCGGCGGACGGCCCGTTCCTGGTCTCCGACGTGGGCGGCGGGTCGACGGAGCTGGTGCTGGGCTCCTGGGACGGCGTGCGCGGCTCGGTGGAGGCCGCGCGGTCGGTCGACATCGGGTGCGTGCGGCTGACCGAGCGCTGCCTGCGGAGCGACCCGCCCACGGCCGCCGAGGTCGCCGACGCCGTCGCCGTCGCGTCCGAGGTGCTGGCGGAGGCGTTCGCGGCGGTGCCGACGGCCAAGGCGAACACGTGGATCGGCGTCGCGGGCACCGTGACGACGCTCGCCGCGCTGGCCCGCGACCTCCCGACGTACGACCCGGCGGAGATCCACCTGGCGCGGGTGGGCGTCGACCGCATCCGCGAGATCACCGAGCGGCTGCTCACCATGAGTCACGACGAGCGGGCGGCACTGGGGTCGATGCACCCCGGACGGGTGGACATCATCAACGGTGGTGCACTCGTCGTGCGCACACTGGCGGAGCACCTGGCGTCGCACGGGATCACCGAACTGGTCGCGAGCGAGCACGACATCCTCGACGGCATCGCCTTCGCGCTGAGCTGAGCCGCTGGTCAGAGCGGTTCCTCGGCGGCTCATGAGGCCGGCCACGCCCCCATTCGAATGTCAACTGGGATTGTTCGTGACGATGTTGTGACCGCATCACCCATGTGGCGTGCACCACTGCCCGGTTAGCGTCCTCGACACGCTGTGGAGGCGGTCGACTCTGCTCGGTCACGCCCGGACAGGTGGGAGGACGCATGTCACGTGCATTGTTAGTGCCGGCAGCCGTCGCGGTGGCCCTGGTCGCCGCCGGCTGCGGGACACCGGAGACCTCGACGGGTGCGAACACCGAGGCCGGCATCAGCATCTTCAACACCGAGCCGGAGAACCCGCTCGTGCCGGGCAACACCACCGAGGTCGGCGGCAGCCACGTGTTGGACCCGATGTTCACCGGCCTGGTGGAGTACCGCAGCGAGGACGCGCAGCCGGTGAACGCGATGGCCGAGTCGATCCAGACCGACGACTCGAAGCTGTTCACCGTGAAGATCAAGAAGGGCTGGACGTTCCACGACGGCAGCCCCGTGACGGCGAAGAGCTTCGTCGACGCCTGGAACTGGACCGCCTATGGCCCGAACGCCACGCAGGGCGCGTCCTTCTTCTCCCAGATCGAGGGCTACCAGGACGTCAACCCGAAGGACCCGGACGGCGCGGACGGCCCGCAGCAGGCCCCGGCGCCCACCGCGGACAAGCTGTCCGGCCTGAAGGTCGTGGACGAGCACACGTTCACCATCACGCTGTCCGAGCCGTTCGCGGTGTTCCCGGTCACCGTCGGGTACGAGGTGTTCGCGCCGCTGCCGGAGGCGTTCTTCAAGGACCGGCAGGCGTTCGAGGCCCACCCCATCGGCAACGGCCCGTTCAAGTTCGTCTCGCGCACGGTCGGCACGGACATCAAGCTGACCCGGTTCGACGACTACAAGGGCGAGGACAAGCCGAAGTTCAAGGACCTCACGCTGAAGATCTACCAGAGCCGCGAGTCGGCCTACGCCGACCTCGTGGCGAACAACCTGGACTTCATGGAGGAGCTGCCGCCCAACGCCCTGGCCGGCAAGAAGTACGAGACCGACCTCGGCGACCGGGTGGTGTCGCGGGAGACGCTGAACAACCAGACGATCGCGTTCCCCTTCTACACCAAGCCCTACGACAACGCGTCGCTGCGGCGCGCGATCTCCATGTCGATCAACCGCGAGGAGATCACCCAGCGGATCTACGAGGGCTCCCGCAAGCCCGCCGACGGCTGGGTGCACCCGCTGATGAAGGGCTACCGGGCCGGGCAGTGCGGGCAGCACTGCGAGTACAACCCGGAGAAGGCCAAGGAGGAGTTCGCGAAGTCCGGCTACACCGGTGAGATCGTCCTGCTGTCCAACACCGACGGCGGGCACCAGGAGTGGGCCGAGGCGGTCGCGAACAGCATCAAGAACACCCTCGGCGTCGAGGCGCGGTTCGTGCCGTCGACCAGCTTCGGCGAGTTCCGGCAGAAGGTGAACGCGCACGAGATGACCGGCATGTACCGGTCGGGCTGGATCGCCGACTACCCGTCGATCGAGAACTGGCTGACGCCGCTGTTCCGCACCGGCGCGTCGTCCAACGACGGCCTCTACAGCAACCCGGCGTTCGACGCGAAGCTCGCCGAGGCGGACAAGGCGCCCAGCGAGGCCGAGGCGATCAAGCTCTACCTGGAGGCCGAGCGGATGCTGGCCGACGACATGCCGTCGATCCCGCTGTGGACGCAGAACACCATCGCGGGCAAGTCGAACCGGCTGAAGGTCGCGAACCTCCACCCGTTCCGCAAGCTGGACCTGGACTCGGTCGAGGTAGTGGCCTAGCGGGTGCCGCTCACGCGCCGCGAGGCCGCGTCTGGGCGGGAGCGGTTGGGCAGGGCGTAGAGCTGTGTTGAATTTGCCGCTCCTCCGTCGCGGCGGCTCGGCCGCCACTGTGGTCGGGCCATCGCGCCTCATTTCCCGCCGATCCAAAAGCGTGATCGGCGGGAAATGAGGCGCGACAACCCGACGGCGGCCTCGCGCGGCGCGAGGTCGGGAGCG
Coding sequences:
- a CDS encoding lytic transglycosylase domain-containing protein, with the protein product MVVPPPPKTTPRPPARGRVGNLVGRLALVALLLAVVAGGAWALGVLNRRAALTADDPPFPVPFQEVEPGSAAPGTAGEVPPRASPGGEIAAAEPLTAWAADVSSKTDIPARALRAYAIAELVTRSTQPGCRVSWATLAGIGRVESHHGTIGGRKLGEDGRPSKPIIGIPLDGGPGVKAIPDTDGGALDGDRTWDRAVGPMQFIPTTWARYATRANGDGNPPDPQNVDDAALAAARYLCSSGGDLGTGQGWWAAVMAYNNSVEYGRNVFSGADAFARAVVN
- a CDS encoding cytochrome P450 — encoded protein: MPSDVEVIVDPDTYTRGVPHDALTRLRDAGVVRAGGFVGVFRHADVRTVLRRPQVFSSWLGGTQLRDPATPGDLAYVRRMMLNTDPPEHTRLRGLLTKAFTPRAVAALEARIARWARELVAPLADGEPRDFTALAADLPLRTLAEVFGVPHRDRALMYDWSNRVIGYQDADYAHSSSDTTGMSEMALRALALRPDPQPDPRARGGMPDLYAYAHALGELKRREPGDDVMSNLMRHDVAVEEFETLFWLFSVAGNETVRNGIPGGLIALLRHPDQYALLKRDRALLPGAVEEMLRWWTPVMHFRRTAAADTELAGAGIRRGEKVVVWFSSANRDERVFTEPHRFDVTRAAGEHLSFGHGPHFCLGAHLARVQLRALFDAVLDLPGPLVPAGGPTRLRSNFQNGVKSLPVRHQLRS
- a CDS encoding alpha/beta fold hydrolase, with amino-acid sequence MIHVERGGSGPLLVLLHGLGATAEVWRGVTPHWPGSWLAVDLPGHGRSTPLERYSFGSFAAAVAAVVPPGPVAVLGHSLGGAVALALASGWFAVEVAAVAGVGVKLRWSADELARARAVAGRPAKVFPTPDEAAGWAARLAGVPLAHGVAETPGGWRAALDPAAFGVGAPDVAGLLAASRAPVLLATGETDPLCPPGDLLAATPGGMVLAGVGHNAHVEQPESIRPVLERLVTEWDASRHPVGC
- the eno gene encoding phosphopyruvate hydratase, with the translated sequence MAVIEQVGAREILDSRGNPTVEVEVALDDGTLERAAVPSGASTGEHEAVELRDGDAKRYLGKGVERAVTAVLDEIGPELVGIEAVEQRVVDQKLVDLDGTPDKSRLGANAILGVSLAVAKAAAESSGLELFRYVGGPNAHVLPVPMLNILNGGAHADTEVDIQEFMIAPIGAESFREALRWGAEVYHSLKSVLKSKGLGTGLGDEGGFAPALSSNRDALDLILQAIEKAGYTPGRDIALALDVAATEFYADGAYTFEQQKRSAEQMTGYYSELVDAYPLVSIEDPLSEDDWDGWVRLTAELGEKVQIVGDDLFVTNPERLEEGISRRAANALLVKVNQIGTLSETLDAVALATSYGYKSMMSHRSGETEDTTIADLAVATGAGQIKTGAPARGERTAKYNQLLRIEEALGDAARYAGDLAFPRYTPES
- a CDS encoding S41 family peptidase, coding for MTEPAYLRFPHLHGDLVTFVAEDDVWLAPLAGGRAWRVTADQAPVSSPRFDPSGTRLAWASRRDGAPEVHLAPVAGGEATRLTHWGSVTTGVRGWTRQGEVVATTSAGEATRTRRWAYALPVDGGPPRRLPYGWVGDVDHGPSGEVVVTSMYGKDPAYWKRYRGGSAGRLWVDLTGDGEFTRILPELTSSLHAPMWVGGRLAFLSDHDGVGSVYSVLPDGSDLRRHTEQEFYARCATTDGERVVYQLAGDLWLLDGLDAAPRKLDISLGGPRTATRPQPVPSRPDDFHPDKTGRASVVEVRGTVHWVTHRDGPVRALAEQPGVRARLPRVVGDGVVWVTDADGEEGLEFAPVGGVEPGNAPRRVAVGKLGRVLELEVAPDGRRLAVATHDGRLLLVEVESGEVREVLRGANPHVSDLVFSPDSNWLAWSHPGPGPLRHIRMTNTTDLSVVDVTPLRFADFAPTFTEDGRYLAFLSVRTFDPVYDAHVFDLSFPTGCRPFLLPLAATTPSPFDPLRLGRPVGDDDKDKDKEKEHDENPITVVDLDGLADRLVPVPVAASGYSALVAAKGGLLWLRSPLRGVLGDTLPTPSARAPRSVLERFDLAKSRTDVLVDGLDAFAVTGDGQRIVVLDGADLRVVPSDRKVDADDQDSIDVDLSRVRVVVDRAAEWRQSYAEAGRLMRDLFWRTDMGGVDWAGVLDRYRPLVDRLGSYSDLVDLLWEVQGELGTSHAYVMPRGGPYGRKVGLLGADLERDESGAWRVTRVIPGETSDPAARSPLAAPGVAVRAGDAVLAVDGRVVDPLTGPAPLLVGTAGKPVELTVRPGGGGEPRRVVVVPLADDEPLRYHAWVADRRARTHELSEGRVGYLHVPDMMGAGWAQLHRDLRVELAREAVVLDVRENGGGHTSQLVVEKLARKIIGWSVARGYTTSESYPADAPRGPVVAIADEFAGSDGDIVNVAIKELGIGPVVGVRTWGGVIGIDMQFDLVDGTVVTQPRYASWFAGHGWGVENHGVDPDVEVVMTPQDRVAGRDPQLDTAVRLALEALETRPAAVPPELPPLA
- a CDS encoding tetratricopeptide repeat protein, translated to MTDSTFEAFRRAEALLADRRPLEALRELRVVLDAAPDEPSVQLLAGRAYLGSAQLKRAEEAFRKVLELDPSDYYARFALGRTLQRQSRLPEALAQLRMAAAMNPTPEYQEALGEVSARIAVERGN